The DNA region GGAGCCCGCGGCGACGGAGCCCGCGGCGACGGAGCCCGCGAAGCCCACCGCGAAGGTCGCGCCCGCCGCCGCCGCGCCCGTGCGCGACGTCGACATCGAGCTCGAGGCCGCGCCGCCGCCCCCGCCGCCGCCGAAGAAAGCGGTCGCGACGAAGAAGAAGCGGAAGGCCGCGAAGTAGCGTTACAGCTCCGGCTTGTCGGAGCACGCGGCGACGAGGAGGCAGTCGATGCCGGGCTTGCACGTCGCGTCGTTGCGGCAGTCGACGTCCGCCTGCTCCGGGCACGCCGAGTTCTCGCGGATGCACTCGTCGCACGGCGAGCCGTCGGCGTAGTCGGAGCCCGCGCAGAGCGTGTCCTTGCACGCCTCGCCGCAGCCCTCCGCCTTGCAGAGGCACGCGACGAGGAGCGCCTTGAGCTTCGTCCCCGCCTCCGGGTTCTGGTCCACGCAGCACTGCTGGCACGACTCGACGTCCTCGTTCGCGCTGCACGCCACGCCGCTGTCGGACGAGACGCCGCCCGTGCTCGACGAAGACGACGTGCTCGACGCGCCCGCGTCCGCGTCCGCCGGCGCAGGATCGTCCTTGCTCGAGCAGCCCACCGCGACGACGATCGCGACCGCGACGAACACGAAGCCCCATCGCGAAGTGGGGGGACGAGAGATCGGGGTAGGGGGCCGAGCCCCGTCGCGAAGGCTCTTCACTGGACGGGCTTGTTCTGGCAGCCCGCCTTCGTCACACACTCGTTCCACGCGACGCAGTCTTCGTCCGCGCCGCACGCCTCGCCCAACGCGTCCTGACACTCCGCCTGCTTCTCGTTCGCGCAGTCCGGACACGCCTGTGACGTCGGGTTCTTTTGCGGCGTCGCGCAGAAGGTCGTCTTGCACGGCGTCCCGCAGAGCTCCTCGGTGCAGATGCACGACTTGATCGCGTCGTTGTAGGTCTTGAAGCCGGCCTTGTGCTGGTCCCCGCAGCACTGCACGCACGCCGCCTGAAGGTCGGTCTTCTTGCAGTCCGGCGGCCCCGCGTCCTTCTTGCCGTTGTCGTCGTCGTCGTCGTCGTCCGCGCTGTCGTCGTCATCGTCGTCGTCGTCGTCGCCCTGCGGGAGCTTGCCCGCGTCGGCGCCGGCGTCCGTTTCGGCGGGGACGATTCGTGTGATCGTCTTCGTGCACGCGACCGCGAGGCCGAAGACGCCGAGCGAAAGAATGACCGAGAGGAGACGGCTGACGGGGCTCATGACTCTGGGCCTCCTATGGTCGTGCGCCACGCGGAAGGCAAGCGCTGTGGTAGACCGCCGCCCAGAAAATGCCGCTCGATCCCGCCTTCGTCGCCGACTGTCCCTACGGCCCCGGCGGCCTCCTCCTCGACGAGGTCCTGAAAGTCGACGTCGAGGAGAGCCTCGTCCTCGTCCGGATGCCCACCGGCGGCGAGCTCCCGCTCACCCGCGAGCAACGGAACCACCCCGTCCTCCACCCCCCGCACGTCGCGGGCGGGCTCATGATCCACATGACGGGCATGGCCGGGTTCGCTCACGCCTACTACGTCCTCGGGCTCCGTCACGCCGACGGCTGGATCGGCTACGGCGCGCGCATCAACTCGGCGCGCTTCTACGCCCTCGCGACGCCCGGCGATCCGATCGTCATCGAGTGCAAGGCGACGCAGACGCGGCGCGGTGGGGCGAGCGTGCTCGCGCGCTACGCGTTCAAGTTCCATCAGGGCACGACGCTCGTATACACGGGCGACCAGACCGCGATGTGGATCGACGCGACGAAGCAGCGCGCGGCGGCGCCTACGGAAGCTTGAAGTCCGCCCAGAGCGAGGCGTGATCGCTGCTCGCGAAGCCGGCCCGGCCGGGGTCGCGGACGACGGTGGCGCTCTGGGCGACGTACGACTTGGCGCGGTTCTTCGTCACGAAGATGTGATCGATCGCCTGGTCCTGACCCTGGTAGCGGTACGTGCCCTGCTCGTTCTCCGGGAGGTCGCTCGCGACGCGGAGGAGACCGGCCTCGAGCGCGGCGATCGGCTCCGAGCCGGGGGTGTCGTTCAGGTCTCCGCCGAGGACGACGAGCGCGCCCTTGTTCGCGTCTCCCGTCGCCTTCATGATGTCGTGCGTCGCCTGCGCCTCGGCGAGGCGCCGGCCCGGATCGTCGTCCGACTTCGAGCGGAAGTGCGCGGCGTAGACGATGACCTCGCTGTCGCCGAGCGTGAGGTGCACCTCGGGGAGCTCGCGCGTGAACGTCGTGTTGCTGCCGTCGGGGCGCTTCAGCGGCGTGTCCCGCCGGTAGTTCTTCACCTCGCCGAGCTCGCCGCGCGCGAGGACGCCGACGTCGATGCTGCCGGCCGCGCCCGTCTCCGCGATGTGCGCGACGGGGAAGGGGAAGCCCGCCTCTTCGAGCTTCGCTTGCAGCGCGTCGAGGCACGTCTTGTTCTCGACCTCGGAGAGCGTGACGACGTCCGCGCCGAGCGAGGCGATGCCGTCGGCGAGCGTCGCGACCTTGCGGTCGAAGGCCTCCTGCGTGACGACCGCCTCGAACCCGTTGCTGCTGCACGTGCCCGACTGGCAGACCGTGTCGAAGAAGCGCCGCGTGTTGAGCTGCGCGACGCGCAGGAGCCCGGGGCGGCGCGTGGTCTTCGGATCGCCCCAGCCCTCCGGGGTCGGCGGTGGCTCCGTGTCGCCGCCGTCCTTGCCGCTCGCGCCGCCGTCGGGCCCGCCGCTGCTCGACGACGACGAGGTCGGGACCGCGATGGGGTTGTTCCCCTGGGTGAGGCCCGCGTCGTTGCACGCGACGACGGCGAGGACCCCGAGGACGACGATCGCTCCCCGCATCGGCTTCAGCTTACCACCGTCTTCCGCTTCCGCCGCACGACGAGCGCGGCGGCGAGCCCGAGGAGCGCCGCGCCCCCGTCCGAGCCGCGCCCCGCCGCGGAGACGGAGCAGCCGTCGT from Labilithrix sp. includes:
- a CDS encoding endonuclease/exonuclease/phosphatase family protein — encoded protein: MRGAIVVLGVLAVVACNDAGLTQGNNPIAVPTSSSSSSGGPDGGASGKDGGDTEPPPTPEGWGDPKTTRRPGLLRVAQLNTRRFFDTVCQSGTCSSNGFEAVVTQEAFDRKVATLADGIASLGADVVTLSEVENKTCLDALQAKLEEAGFPFPVAHIAETGAAGSIDVGVLARGELGEVKNYRRDTPLKRPDGSNTTFTRELPEVHLTLGDSEVIVYAAHFRSKSDDDPGRRLAEAQATHDIMKATGDANKGALVVLGGDLNDTPGSEPIAALEAGLLRVASDLPENEQGTYRYQGQDQAIDHIFVTKNRAKSYVAQSATVVRDPGRAGFASSDHASLWADFKLP